The window GGGTGACGTGGTCATCCATATCCGTCACGAGACTTTAGCGCCTGATGCACCGTTTTTTGTCCCAGGCTCCGACGGCGCGCAATTGCACGAGAAGGTGCGCAATCTTGGGGACGAGTTGGTCATCGTCAAACACTTCATGAACCCGTACCGCGAAACGCAATTGCTCGAAGTGCTTGAGCACAACGAGATTGAACGGGTCACCGTGGTCGGCAACATGAGCCACATGTGCATCGATGCGGTCACCCGCGCGTCTGACGATTTCGGGTTTGAGACGACCGTTATTCACGATGCCTGTACGACCCACGATCTGGAATTCAACAACGTCAAGGTTCCCGCGCCTCTGGTGCATGCGGCGTTCATGGCTGCCTTGAAGTTCGGGTACGCCGAAGTGCTGAGCACTAACGAGTACGTGGCCTAGGCAACGCACAGAGTTGATGATCCCCGGCAACTGCGAATTAGCCCCCGCTGCCGGGGATTCAACCATTCCCCGCCGGGCGGCGGGTGAAGGGCACCTGTTCACGAATGCGTAGAGGTGATCATGAATCAATCCGACGCACCAGAAGCATCCCCTTGGCATGCGGGTGAGCGAGAACTGCAGGAAAGCGTCGGCGTCGCCGATCAGATGGAGATATTCGGACGCAAGGTAGTACGCGACTACATGCCTGATCAGCATCGATTGTTTTACAACCAGTTGCCTTACCTCGTGGTGGGCGCGGTCGATGAACAAGGGAGGCCTTGGGCCACGTTGATCGAAGGCCCGCCGGGCTTCATCCATTCACCCGATCCGCGAGTGCTGCAGCTCGACCGCCTGCCCGCCGAGGGTGATCCGGTCAGGACGGCCCTTAAGCAGGGCGCTGCCGTGGGACTGCTCGGCATTGACCTGAAGACCCGAAGGCGCAATCGAATGAACGGCAACATCAGCACCGCCTCGTCAGGCGGTTTTGCCGTTTCTGTGGTGCACGCTTTCGGCAACTGCCCGCAGTACATTCAGTTGCGAGGCGTTGAACCGGTCAGCCTTGGCCAAGCCTCATCAAATGTCCCGGCCGAATGTCTCAGCGAACTCGATGAAGCCGCCAAGGCGACCATCAGCAAGGCCGATACCTTTTTCATCGCCAGCTACGTCGACCTGGATGGCGATGCCTCCCGACGCTCGGTGGACGTTTCGCACCGAGGGGGCAATTCAGGTTTCGTCAGGATCGAAGGCAACGTGCTGACGATTCCCGATTTCGCTGGCAACCTGCACTTCAACACCTTGGGTAATTTCCTGCTCAACCCGCGCGCGGGGCTGGCGTTCATCGATTTTGAAACAGGCGACATGCTGCAAGTCAGCGGGCGTACCGAGATCATTCTCGAAGGGCCGCAGATTGCTGCCTTTCAGGGGGCTGAGCGGCTCTGGACGCTGACCGTGGAACAGGTAGTTCGACGTCAGGCGGTGTTGGCCCTGCGTTGGCGGTTTGAAGGTTTCTCGCCTAACAGCCTGATGACGGGCAGTTGGGAGCAGGCTGAAGGCCGATTGCAAGCCGATAGTCTGCGCGATCAATGGCGACCGCTGAGGGTGACGCGGATCGTTGACGAGAGCAGCACCATTCGCTCCTTCTACTTTGAACCGGCCGATGGCGCGGGCATACCGCGGTTCGAGGCTGGCCAACATCTGCCGGTGCGTTTTTGCCTTGCGCAAGGACAGGCGCCCCTGGTCAGGACCTACAGCCTGTCGAGCGCACCGTCGGACAGTTTTTTCCGCATCAGCGTCAAGCGTGACGGACTTATCTCATCCCATCTGCATGACCGCGTTCAGGTCGGGGATCTGGTTGAAGCCCGTGCCCCGCAAGGGCGCTTCACGGTGCAAGCCGATGAGTATCGACCATTGGTTTTACTGGCCGCAGGCGTGGGTGTGACCCCGCTGCTGTCGATGCTGCGTGAAGTGATTTATGAAGGCGAACGAATTCGTCGCACTCGTCCCACCTGGTTCATTCAAAGTGCGCGCAGCCTGGGGGAGCTCGGGTTTCGCGATGAGCTCTACGAACTGGCGACCCGTGCCAAGGATAAAATTCGTGCACTTCGTCTGCTCAGTCAGCCGGAAACGCATGCTCGCGTTGGTGAGGATTTTGAGGTGGCGGGGCGTGTGGATGTCGAACTGCTCAAGGCATTGCTGCCCCTGGACGATTATGACTTTTACCTGTGTGGCCCTGGTGCTTTTACCCAGGCGCTGTACGACGGCCTGCGTCAGTTGCGTATTGGCGATGATCGTATTCACGCGGAGACTTTCGGTCCTTCGACCCTGGTGCGCCAACGGGATCATTTAACTCCGGCGGTCGAGCAGATACCCGCGGCAGGCAGCCCGGTCAAAGTGCTGTTTTCGGCGTCGGCGAAGGAAGCTCGGTGGGAGCCGGGTGGCGGGAGTCTACTGGAACTGGCCGAGAGCCGTGGCCTGAACCCGGACTTCAGTTGCCGGGGCGGATCGTGCGGTACATGCCGGACCCGGTTGGTCAGTGGCCAAGTGCATTATCTGAACCTGCCGGCTGAGATGCCGGCCGAAGGGGAGGTACTGATTTGCTGTGCGGTGCCAGCGCAAGCCAAGGAGGGCGACGCCCCCCTGGTGCTGGATTTGTGAGTTGGCGTCATCGGTACTCAACCCGCCATGCGCGGGTTGAGTACCTGGTCGATGGCATTACGGCAGTAAGGGCAGGTCGTGGTGCTGTACATCGTGACTTCCAGCATGTTGAGTACTCCTGAAAACGAGAGGCTGATTCAGGCAACAGCTTTGGCTGGACGGGCATGAACGGCAACGGTGTTCGGATGCTTGACCAGAGACTTGAAGGTCTTGTTGTCGGCGTCCAAAGCGTCGATTGAACCGGTGCCGATGTCGTAGACCCAGCCATGCAGATTGACCAGACCTTTTTCCTGAGCCAGGCGCACGCTCGGATGGGTCTGAATATTGGCCAGTTGGGCGATGACGTTTTCACGCACCATCGAACTGACTTTGGCGGCTTCACTCGCGTGAGGACGCGACTCATTGATGACTTTCGCCGACTCGGCATGTTGCAACCAGCCGGCGACCGCAGGCAGGTGATCCATGCACTTGCACTTGGCGACAGCGGTCATGGCACCACAATCGGAATGGCCGCAGATCACGATATCGGTCACGCCCAGTACGGCGACAGCGTATTCCACAGTGGCGGACACACCACCGGAATGTGGGCTGTAGGACGGCACGATGTTGCCGGCGTTACGGATCACGAACAGTTCGCCAGGCTCTTGCTGCGTCAGCAGTTCCGGTACAACACGGCTGTCGGAACAGGTGATGAACAAGGTGCCCGGATGTTGTGTGGTGGCCAGGTGTTTGAACAGGTCAGTGCGTTGTGGGAATGCTTCTTTCTGGAACTTCAAGAAACCTTCGATGAGCGCTTTCATGGTGTGTACCTTCAATAAGAGTTGTGTTTGGGTAACGATTAGTTGGTGCAGCCGCTGCCGATCACGCTGTATTCCAGGATGTGGGTTTCCCCGTGTGAATCGCGGTAAGTCATTTGAACCGGCGTCGGGCCACAGACATCCGCCGTCGGAGTGATATGGATGACTTTGGCGATATCCAGATGCATGCCATACGCATATGGAACGGCCTCAGGGGCGACTACAGCTTGCTGTGCGTAGGCAGACAGCGAAGCCGTCAGGGACAGGGCGAGAAACAGAATTTTTTTCATGACGAATCCTCCATTCAAATGTGGTGATTGATCGAAAAGGGTTAAGAAATTTTTTGAAGCAGGCCCGCAAGGCTGCGGGCCGATTTACAGGTCCGGTTGCATCCTTAGAAAGGACGCAGTGGCAGGAACTTGCCGTCGAGGGTGATTACTGCACGGTGACCGCCTTCCGGGTCTTCGACTTTCTTCATGTCGAGCTTGAAGTTGATCGCGCTGATGATGCCGTCGCCGAACTGCTCGTGA of the Pseudomonas sp. MAG733B genome contains:
- a CDS encoding cysteine hydrolase family protein, which encodes MTNTALIVVDIQNDYFSGGKWELNATDSAADNAARVIGAARERGDVVIHIRHETLAPDAPFFVPGSDGAQLHEKVRNLGDELVIVKHFMNPYRETQLLEVLEHNEIERVTVVGNMSHMCIDAVTRASDDFGFETTVIHDACTTHDLEFNNVKVPAPLVHAAFMAALKFGYAEVLSTNEYVA
- a CDS encoding pyridoxamine 5'-phosphate oxidase family protein, which translates into the protein MNQSDAPEASPWHAGERELQESVGVADQMEIFGRKVVRDYMPDQHRLFYNQLPYLVVGAVDEQGRPWATLIEGPPGFIHSPDPRVLQLDRLPAEGDPVRTALKQGAAVGLLGIDLKTRRRNRMNGNISTASSGGFAVSVVHAFGNCPQYIQLRGVEPVSLGQASSNVPAECLSELDEAAKATISKADTFFIASYVDLDGDASRRSVDVSHRGGNSGFVRIEGNVLTIPDFAGNLHFNTLGNFLLNPRAGLAFIDFETGDMLQVSGRTEIILEGPQIAAFQGAERLWTLTVEQVVRRQAVLALRWRFEGFSPNSLMTGSWEQAEGRLQADSLRDQWRPLRVTRIVDESSTIRSFYFEPADGAGIPRFEAGQHLPVRFCLAQGQAPLVRTYSLSSAPSDSFFRISVKRDGLISSHLHDRVQVGDLVEARAPQGRFTVQADEYRPLVLLAAGVGVTPLLSMLREVIYEGERIRRTRPTWFIQSARSLGELGFRDELYELATRAKDKIRALRLLSQPETHARVGEDFEVAGRVDVELLKALLPLDDYDFYLCGPGAFTQALYDGLRQLRIGDDRIHAETFGPSTLVRQRDHLTPAVEQIPAAGSPVKVLFSASAKEARWEPGGGSLLELAESRGLNPDFSCRGGSCGTCRTRLVSGQVHYLNLPAEMPAEGEVLICCAVPAQAKEGDAPLVLDL
- a CDS encoding carbonic anhydrase, whose amino-acid sequence is MKALIEGFLKFQKEAFPQRTDLFKHLATTQHPGTLFITCSDSRVVPELLTQQEPGELFVIRNAGNIVPSYSPHSGGVSATVEYAVAVLGVTDIVICGHSDCGAMTAVAKCKCMDHLPAVAGWLQHAESAKVINESRPHASEAAKVSSMVRENVIAQLANIQTHPSVRLAQEKGLVNLHGWVYDIGTGSIDALDADNKTFKSLVKHPNTVAVHARPAKAVA
- a CDS encoding DUF2790 domain-containing protein, producing the protein MKKILFLALSLTASLSAYAQQAVVAPEAVPYAYGMHLDIAKVIHITPTADVCGPTPVQMTYRDSHGETHILEYSVIGSGCTN